In one Brevibacillus choshinensis genomic region, the following are encoded:
- the trmB gene encoding tRNA (guanosine(46)-N7)-methyltransferase TrmB, translating to MRLRNIPGAESALREYPTFVDNPVSFKGRWRERFGNDNPIHVEIGCGKGRFINTLAERHPDVNFIAVELKAEVVLRAVQRTEYREIPNLAFVQFNAAVLTDLFADHEISRLFLNFSDPWPKSRHAKRRLTYASFLNTYRQVLKSDGEIHMKTDNEKLFEFSLNQFASERFQMHNITFDLHQSKLAADNVMTEYEERFSSRGQRIYRVEAHCSFT from the coding sequence ATGCGACTGCGCAACATACCAGGTGCCGAATCGGCCCTGCGCGAATATCCGACGTTCGTGGACAACCCTGTATCCTTCAAAGGACGATGGAGAGAACGGTTCGGAAATGACAATCCCATCCATGTCGAGATTGGCTGTGGAAAAGGACGTTTCATTAATACACTGGCGGAGCGTCATCCTGATGTGAACTTCATCGCGGTAGAGCTGAAAGCGGAGGTCGTTCTGCGCGCGGTTCAACGCACCGAATACCGCGAGATTCCGAACCTGGCGTTTGTCCAGTTCAATGCAGCTGTATTGACGGATCTGTTCGCCGATCATGAAATCTCCCGCCTGTTCCTCAACTTCAGCGATCCTTGGCCGAAGTCCCGTCACGCCAAACGCCGTCTGACCTACGCCAGCTTTTTGAATACGTATCGTCAAGTGCTGAAGTCCGATGGAGAGATTCATATGAAGACTGACAATGAAAAGCTGTTCGAGTTTTCGCTCAACCAGTTTGCCAGTGAACGCTTCCAGATGCATAACATCACGTTCGACTTGCATCAATCCAAGCTCGCTGCAGACAACGTCATGACGGAATACGAAGAACGCTTTTCGTCTCGCGGACAGCGAATCTATCGGGTAGAAGCTCATTGCAGTTTTACCTGA
- a CDS encoding response regulator, whose product MNQHQSDEANRIRVLIIEDDLRIAEVNRRFVEKISGYEVVGIAADKEEAKDQLELLQPELVLLDVYFPDMNGLEFLSYIKEHHPGSDVIMLTAAKEVDAVVDAIRYGVFDFITKPLIFSRLQQTLRSYQDFRKKIHVLKKEGESINQEEIDQLVHGSGVKSSKESRPVKGIDRITLEKITSYLMQTEEATTDQVSKETGISRSTARRYLEYLVTMGEANADLSYGVVGRPERVYRRGSKAKG is encoded by the coding sequence ATGAATCAGCACCAGAGTGATGAAGCGAACCGCATTCGCGTGCTTATTATAGAAGATGATCTGAGAATTGCCGAGGTAAACCGACGATTTGTGGAAAAGATAAGCGGCTATGAGGTGGTAGGGATCGCCGCCGACAAGGAAGAGGCAAAGGATCAGCTGGAGCTGTTGCAGCCTGAGCTTGTCCTGTTGGATGTGTACTTTCCGGATATGAACGGGCTCGAGTTTCTTTCCTACATCAAAGAACACCACCCGGGTAGCGACGTGATCATGTTGACCGCCGCCAAGGAAGTAGATGCAGTCGTCGATGCCATTCGCTACGGCGTCTTTGATTTCATCACCAAGCCGCTGATTTTTTCAAGACTGCAGCAGACGTTGCGGAGCTATCAAGATTTTCGCAAGAAGATTCACGTTTTGAAGAAGGAAGGGGAGTCGATCAATCAGGAGGAAATCGACCAGCTTGTACACGGTTCTGGGGTGAAAAGCAGCAAAGAGAGCAGACCGGTCAAAGGCATCGACAGGATAACACTGGAGAAGATCACCTCCTATCTGATGCAAACGGAAGAAGCGACTACGGATCAGGTGAGCAAAGAAACGGGAATCAGTCGATCGACTGCGAGACGATATCTCGAGTATTTGGTGACAATGGGGGAGGCCAATGCGGACTTGTCCTACGGGGTAGTCGGGCGGCCAGAACGCGTATACAGACGGGGAAGTAAAGCCAAAGGATAA
- a CDS encoding C40 family peptidase, with protein MKLHKGLIGVLMGLTLGFTAIVAPLPGDQNVAHAAWTQAKADKVITTGKKYLGTPYKFGVSSSTTRVFDCSSFTKRVFDVAVGKSLPRTSRDQAKKGVSVSKSNLKKGDLIFFKASTTTTNKRITHVAIYAGNNKILHTYGKPGVTFTSFKGTSWEKRFVSARRVL; from the coding sequence ATGAAACTACATAAAGGATTAATCGGGGTATTGATGGGATTGACACTGGGATTCACGGCCATCGTAGCTCCACTTCCAGGAGATCAGAATGTGGCTCATGCAGCTTGGACACAAGCCAAAGCTGACAAAGTCATTACCACCGGGAAAAAATACTTAGGCACACCTTATAAATTTGGAGTGAGTAGCAGTACCACAAGAGTATTCGACTGCTCTTCCTTTACAAAGCGCGTATTTGATGTAGCAGTGGGCAAATCCCTGCCGCGCACATCCCGTGATCAAGCGAAAAAAGGGGTCAGTGTATCCAAGAGCAACCTGAAAAAGGGCGATCTGATCTTCTTTAAAGCGAGCACCACCACGACGAACAAGCGCATTACGCACGTGGCTATCTATGCCGGCAACAACAAAATTTTGCATACCTATGGAAAACCTGGGGTGACGTTCACATCGTTCAAAGGGACGTCTTGGGAAAAACGTTTCGTCTCCGCGCGTCGTGTACTATAA
- a CDS encoding AAA family ATPase, with translation MVYLRTIRLMREQFPQTNRYPFTLPSIRQLEEIEITSSVTYFVGENGSGKSTLLEAVAYQCGFHTAGGSRNHFYEVDRSEASLGDFVRLSWMPKQTNGFFLRAESFYQFASHVDELERERSTGFSAYGGRSLHEQSHGESFLSLFTNRFTGKGIYLLDEPEAALSPMRQLAFLYVMKDLVDEGAQFLIATHSPILMGFPEAKILNFDASPMEEIRYEDTEHYQLTRRFLENRDRYWVD, from the coding sequence ATGGTTTACTTGCGAACGATCCGACTGATGCGCGAACAATTTCCTCAGACCAACCGTTATCCGTTCACGCTACCATCGATCCGTCAGCTGGAGGAAATCGAAATCACGAGTAGCGTCACGTATTTTGTAGGGGAGAACGGTTCCGGCAAGTCTACGTTGCTAGAGGCAGTCGCGTACCAATGCGGTTTTCATACAGCAGGTGGTTCCCGCAATCATTTTTACGAAGTAGATCGGTCAGAGGCGAGCCTGGGTGATTTTGTCCGGCTCTCCTGGATGCCCAAGCAGACCAATGGCTTCTTTCTAAGGGCGGAAAGCTTTTACCAGTTTGCCAGCCATGTCGATGAGCTGGAAAGAGAACGTTCTACAGGCTTTTCTGCGTATGGGGGGCGCTCCCTGCACGAACAATCTCATGGAGAGTCCTTTTTGTCCCTGTTCACGAATCGGTTTACAGGAAAAGGTATTTATTTGCTGGACGAGCCTGAGGCGGCCTTGTCACCGATGCGCCAGCTGGCGTTTCTCTATGTCATGAAGGATCTAGTGGATGAGGGAGCACAGTTTTTGATCGCGACACATTCCCCGATCCTCATGGGATTCCCGGAGGCGAAAATTCTCAATTTTGATGCTTCCCCGATGGAAGAGATCCGATATGAAGACACAGAACATTATCAATTGACGCGGCGTTTTTTGGAAAACCGTGATCGATACTGGGTAGACTAA
- a CDS encoding ATP-binding protein, translating to MRFHTKLLIMMGSLLLGVIVLLGISFEQMLDGALRKEIGTRALHTAKAIARMPEIKEAFSEPDPAHTINPLVETIRQDTHAAFITVGNRQGIRYSHPDPEQIGKPMVGGDNEAVFAGQSIISETVGSLGPGLRGKTPIWGDAGNVIGVVSVGFLLEDIQETIEMYRDRIVLIGAVILLLGIIGTLLIARNVKESIFGLEPVQIGRMYQENQAVLESIREGIVAVNTDGAITMANQTAMSLLGPSEKQGLMDGENREWLRSLRLLDVMETGIAEFDQETFVGKKALIVNRVPILDKEGQVMGAVASFRDRSELFRVTQELSRVKEYAEALRSQTHEYSNKLHLISALIQLESYQEAVDFISTEVNVHVSSTQMIMRIVPDPLIGGLLLGKVNQANERKIVLTIDPESHFRDIATAIDRSLLIVILGNLIDNAMDAVCAPDAFAKEITIYLGQMDELLLVEVEDRGPGIPEENADKVYERGFSTKHLQNHGYGLFLVKEAVEQLHGTITHAGNPQGGTIFTVMLPQGLIR from the coding sequence GTGCGGTTTCACACAAAGCTCTTGATCATGATGGGATCACTCTTGCTAGGCGTGATCGTTCTATTAGGGATCTCTTTTGAACAAATGCTGGACGGCGCACTGCGCAAGGAAATTGGAACGAGGGCACTCCATACGGCAAAGGCAATCGCACGGATGCCGGAAATTAAAGAAGCTTTTTCAGAACCGGACCCTGCTCACACGATCAATCCTTTAGTGGAAACGATTCGGCAGGACACGCATGCTGCCTTTATTACGGTCGGTAATCGTCAAGGCATCCGTTACTCTCACCCAGACCCCGAGCAAATTGGGAAACCGATGGTCGGTGGAGATAACGAGGCGGTATTCGCCGGTCAATCGATTATTTCGGAAACAGTCGGTTCGCTGGGACCAGGTCTTCGCGGCAAGACCCCTATCTGGGGTGACGCAGGGAATGTGATTGGCGTGGTCTCCGTAGGCTTCCTCTTGGAGGACATACAGGAGACGATCGAAATGTACCGCGATCGAATTGTGTTGATTGGAGCAGTCATTCTCTTACTGGGAATTATTGGAACGCTGCTGATTGCACGAAATGTCAAAGAGTCCATCTTTGGTCTGGAGCCTGTACAGATTGGACGGATGTATCAGGAAAATCAGGCCGTACTGGAATCCATTCGGGAAGGGATCGTCGCGGTCAATACGGATGGGGCGATAACGATGGCAAACCAAACAGCGATGAGCTTGCTCGGACCGTCAGAAAAACAAGGGCTGATGGACGGGGAAAACAGGGAATGGCTGCGCTCCCTCCGGCTCCTCGACGTCATGGAAACGGGAATAGCGGAATTTGACCAAGAGACTTTTGTTGGGAAAAAGGCTTTGATCGTCAATCGCGTACCCATTTTGGATAAAGAAGGACAAGTTATGGGAGCTGTGGCGAGCTTTCGTGACCGATCGGAGCTGTTTCGCGTGACACAGGAGCTCTCACGCGTAAAAGAATACGCGGAGGCTCTCCGTTCCCAGACCCATGAATACTCGAACAAGCTGCATTTGATTTCCGCCTTGATTCAACTGGAATCGTATCAGGAAGCGGTCGATTTTATTTCCACAGAAGTAAACGTCCACGTCAGCAGTACGCAAATGATCATGCGGATCGTCCCCGATCCACTTATCGGAGGTTTGCTGCTGGGAAAGGTGAATCAGGCCAACGAACGAAAAATTGTACTGACGATTGATCCGGAGAGTCATTTCCGTGATATAGCGACTGCGATTGACCGATCACTCTTGATTGTCATTCTGGGAAACCTGATAGACAATGCGATGGATGCGGTCTGCGCACCAGATGCGTTTGCCAAAGAAATCACGATCTACTTGGGACAAATGGATGAGCTCTTGCTAGTAGAGGTGGAGGATCGTGGACCCGGGATTCCAGAAGAAAACGCGGATAAGGTGTATGAGCGAGGCTTTTCCACCAAGCATTTGCAAAACCACGGCTACGGCCTGTTTTTGGTAAAGGAGGCAGTGGAGCAGCTGCATGGAACGATTACCCATGCTGGAAATCCGCAGGGGGGGACAATCTTTACCGTCATGCTTCCACAGGGCCTAATCCGGTGA
- a CDS encoding TrmB family transcriptional regulator, protein MKIQQTIDGLKDLGFTEYEARIYLSLLRSHPSNGNTIAVQSGVPTPKVYETLRKMQEREVVFAVAGGDKGNQMRYSPLPYDDLLSRSKKAFLGNVDFLQNALTEIAAMSDTNWTELFVINGYAAVMEAVRSAVTESKTDIIMSLWSQELDFLYEALMDAHQRGVSIVTLTFDQAVHVPWRNFKHHHADLIRARHAGELNLVLDKEKTIIFQSSDERPHAVVSRHPVTIKTTLNYIRHDIYVNRIVEDFGEVMTQRYGSGLEGLINDF, encoded by the coding sequence TTGAAAATTCAACAAACAATAGATGGCCTAAAAGATCTCGGCTTTACGGAATACGAGGCAAGGATTTATCTCTCTCTCCTCCGTTCCCATCCTTCTAATGGAAATACGATCGCCGTCCAATCCGGTGTGCCGACACCAAAGGTATATGAGACCTTGCGCAAGATGCAGGAGCGGGAAGTCGTGTTTGCAGTGGCGGGCGGCGACAAAGGCAACCAGATGCGTTACAGCCCGCTGCCCTACGACGATCTGCTATCGCGTAGCAAAAAAGCGTTTTTGGGAAATGTAGACTTCTTGCAAAATGCCCTCACTGAGATAGCTGCGATGAGTGATACCAACTGGACAGAACTCTTTGTCATAAATGGGTACGCGGCGGTCATGGAGGCTGTGCGCTCGGCAGTGACGGAGTCAAAGACGGACATCATCATGAGCCTGTGGAGCCAAGAGCTTGATTTTCTTTATGAAGCACTCATGGATGCGCATCAACGGGGGGTTTCGATTGTTACGCTGACGTTTGATCAGGCGGTGCACGTGCCTTGGCGTAATTTCAAACACCATCATGCGGACCTGATTCGTGCTCGTCACGCAGGAGAGCTCAATCTGGTGCTGGACAAAGAAAAAACGATCATTTTCCAATCGTCGGATGAACGCCCCCATGCAGTCGTATCCAGACATCCTGTGACGATCAAGACAACTTTGAACTACATACGTCACGACATTTACGTCAACCGGATTGTTGAGGACTTTGGGGAGGTGATGACACAGCGTTACGGTTCAGGACTGGAAGGCCTCATCAATGACTTCTGA
- a CDS encoding DUF4367 domain-containing protein: protein MKCADAGMIQAYLDGECSASESEKFRDHVKQCDQCRLKLEELFALEAWTANTLEQELFRPVDKVRVDTEAAWQAFSRKIGQSEGHGKPVQLGSQKKVLKRSWKDMNKKTKKWVTGTSAAAVLVVSLSFPQVQAAASDLLSIFRMDKVEFVKVTKQDLQDVEAWMSSGRAGEMELKGIGKLWIDEAGQKDKENRYYNSREAAEKAGVKLPALPKGLDVESVDISPSFTLQLEINVEKANKLLAQMQVDQQFDEKLSGKRFSLHVPESQNIWLRSGENSLNYMVVDAPELKAPEGVDLEQLRNTMLALPFIPDNVKKQMLSIKDWQHTLPMPYLTDKDSKMKEVKVNGTDAVLISSEHNSQIIWQEDGHIHMLQAYDKIKGDELLEIAKKM from the coding sequence ATGAAATGTGCAGATGCAGGCATGATTCAAGCGTATCTGGATGGAGAGTGCAGCGCCTCGGAAAGCGAAAAGTTCCGAGACCATGTGAAGCAGTGTGACCAGTGTCGTCTGAAGCTGGAGGAGCTGTTCGCTCTGGAAGCCTGGACTGCGAACACGTTGGAGCAGGAGCTGTTTCGTCCGGTAGACAAGGTCAGAGTCGATACTGAGGCAGCTTGGCAGGCCTTTTCCCGCAAGATAGGTCAAAGCGAAGGCCATGGCAAGCCTGTGCAACTTGGTTCACAAAAGAAGGTATTAAAAAGGAGCTGGAAAGACATGAATAAAAAGACGAAAAAATGGGTGACAGGGACTTCGGCAGCAGCTGTGCTGGTCGTATCGCTATCTTTCCCACAAGTACAAGCAGCAGCTAGCGATCTCTTGTCCATTTTCCGAATGGATAAAGTAGAATTCGTCAAAGTGACAAAGCAGGATCTGCAGGATGTCGAAGCCTGGATGTCCAGTGGGCGTGCAGGTGAGATGGAGCTGAAAGGAATCGGTAAGCTGTGGATTGATGAAGCTGGCCAGAAAGACAAGGAAAACCGCTACTACAATAGTCGTGAGGCAGCAGAAAAAGCAGGCGTCAAACTGCCAGCTCTGCCAAAAGGACTGGATGTAGAAAGTGTGGATATCAGCCCTTCCTTTACCCTCCAGCTCGAAATTAACGTGGAGAAAGCAAACAAACTGTTAGCCCAGATGCAGGTTGATCAGCAATTCGATGAAAAATTGAGCGGCAAACGCTTTTCTCTGCATGTCCCGGAATCACAAAACATCTGGCTCCGCTCCGGAGAAAACAGCCTGAACTACATGGTCGTGGATGCTCCTGAACTGAAAGCACCAGAAGGAGTGGATCTGGAGCAGCTGCGCAATACGATGCTGGCTCTGCCGTTCATTCCGGACAACGTGAAAAAGCAAATGCTCAGCATCAAGGATTGGCAGCACACTCTCCCTATGCCGTACTTGACGGACAAGGACAGCAAAATGAAAGAAGTGAAAGTCAACGGTACAGATGCCGTTCTCATCTCGTCCGAACACAACAGCCAGATCATTTGGCAGGAGGATGGTCACATCCACATGCTGCAAGCCTATGACAAGATCAAGGGCGATGAACTGTTGGAAATTGCCAAGAAAATGTAA
- a CDS encoding CitMHS family transporter: MLSWLGFLMVALFMYLIMSKRLSALVALIVVPVIFALIGGFGADIGDMMLTGIKQIAPTGIMLLFAILYFGIMMDAGLFEPLVAKILKIVKGDPLKVIVGTAILSSLVALDGDGTTTYMITVSAMLPLYQRLGIKPMILAVVPMLALGVMNMAPWGGPTARAMSVLNLDASQLFTPVIPAMIGGLAWVIFVACILGKRERKRLGVIDLSQDHAVDLAAGEMAAAGDSLKRPRLIWFNLILTVVLMVCLIMSFLPLPILFMLAFAVALLVNYPKMEEQKERISAHAGNALATVSMVFAAGIFTGILTETKMIDAMSNTIVSLIPDALGSHMPVLVALTSMPFTYFMSNDAYYFGVVPILANAAAAYGVDPVEIGRASILGQPLHVLSPLFAAQYLLIGMVGVDYGETQRFILKWAFGTSIVMIVIAILTGVISL, translated from the coding sequence ATGCTGTCATGGCTCGGATTTTTAATGGTTGCACTCTTTATGTACCTGATTATGTCCAAACGGCTATCCGCACTGGTTGCCTTAATCGTTGTACCTGTCATCTTTGCGCTTATTGGCGGCTTTGGGGCAGACATCGGTGATATGATGCTGACGGGTATCAAACAGATTGCACCTACAGGTATTATGCTGCTTTTTGCCATCCTGTATTTTGGCATTATGATGGATGCAGGGTTGTTTGAACCATTGGTTGCCAAAATATTAAAAATAGTCAAAGGTGATCCGCTGAAGGTGATTGTTGGGACGGCCATTTTGTCCAGTCTCGTGGCATTAGATGGCGATGGAACGACTACGTATATGATTACCGTTTCAGCCATGCTGCCCCTTTATCAGAGACTGGGGATCAAGCCGATGATTCTGGCAGTCGTACCGATGCTCGCACTGGGCGTTATGAACATGGCTCCATGGGGCGGTCCGACTGCCCGTGCGATGAGCGTACTGAATCTCGATGCTTCGCAGCTTTTCACACCGGTCATTCCGGCGATGATTGGTGGCCTGGCTTGGGTTATTTTTGTAGCCTGTATTTTGGGGAAACGGGAGAGAAAACGGCTGGGGGTTATCGACTTGAGCCAAGATCACGCGGTTGATCTGGCTGCAGGGGAAATGGCAGCGGCAGGTGACTCACTAAAACGTCCGCGACTGATCTGGTTCAATCTGATTTTGACTGTCGTCTTGATGGTATGTCTGATCATGAGCTTTCTTCCCCTACCTATTTTGTTCATGCTTGCTTTTGCTGTTGCTCTGCTGGTCAATTATCCCAAGATGGAAGAGCAAAAGGAGCGGATCTCGGCCCATGCAGGAAATGCGCTGGCGACTGTATCGATGGTGTTCGCAGCAGGGATTTTTACAGGAATCTTGACGGAAACCAAGATGATCGATGCCATGTCAAATACGATTGTTTCCTTGATTCCCGATGCACTCGGTTCCCATATGCCTGTCCTCGTCGCTTTGACGAGCATGCCATTCACGTATTTCATGTCCAATGACGCGTATTATTTCGGTGTCGTTCCGATTCTGGCCAACGCTGCAGCAGCTTATGGTGTAGATCCGGTGGAGATCGGTCGCGCGTCGATCCTGGGTCAGCCGCTGCACGTATTGAGTCCATTGTTTGCCGCACAATACTTGCTGATCGGAATGGTCGGTGTGGATTACGGGGAGACCCAGCGGTTTATTTTGAAATGGGCATTTGGCACGTCGATCGTCATGATTGTCATCGCTATTTTAACTGGAGTCATTTCGTTGTAA
- a CDS encoding RNA polymerase sigma factor SigX — translation MNSILVQDETDSFRDLFTTYYPFVVRQIMRIVKEQQTAEDISQEVFLSFYHTDRSVIENIPAWLSRASVYAAYNHLRSEKRRLTRQEKEAEGKELVAPSSEDTWLEKEAIEDVRDVLAKLDERERTLLLMKYSGFAYGELAKATGTEVGSVGTLLSRAKTKFRNMYARMRGEEG, via the coding sequence ATGAATTCCATACTTGTCCAGGATGAAACGGATTCCTTTCGAGACTTGTTTACGACGTACTATCCCTTCGTCGTGCGGCAAATCATGAGGATTGTCAAAGAGCAGCAAACAGCGGAGGATATCTCCCAGGAAGTGTTTCTATCCTTTTACCATACGGATCGCTCCGTGATTGAAAATATTCCGGCGTGGCTGTCTCGCGCTTCCGTATATGCCGCCTACAACCACCTGCGTTCGGAAAAGCGCAGACTGACCAGGCAGGAGAAGGAAGCGGAAGGGAAAGAGCTGGTCGCCCCTTCTTCCGAAGACACGTGGCTGGAAAAGGAAGCGATCGAGGACGTGCGCGATGTGCTCGCTAAGCTGGATGAACGAGAACGGACCTTGCTCTTGATGAAATACTCGGGATTTGCGTATGGGGAGCTGGCAAAAGCAACGGGGACGGAAGTAGGCTCGGTCGGGACGCTGCTGTCGCGGGCCAAGACCAAATTTCGCAACATGTATGCTCGGATGAGGGGGGAAGAAGGATGA
- a CDS encoding ABC transporter permease — translation MWSIIKITYREMISKRIFTITLLMSLAFLLLFGVATWYASKEMGDMLGNTGDALLQQGFFSTQLLGMGLYFGSFITALLAILSSVGSIASEVESHQIDTWLARSLPRSKYLLGKFGGLASMLVLYAILMFLGLLGINQFVGGGVLAVQVSIGQIVTALGFFVLMPIILVCVSLLLSSITTTVTGGIILIILYGISFIGGFIEQIGTMINQSSLINIGIISSLLFPTDSLFRKTTIALFDTADDPISFASQGFFGSTSAPSDAMLIYTLIYGAAALWLAVRMFSKRDV, via the coding sequence ATGTGGTCCATCATTAAAATCACGTATAGAGAGATGATCTCCAAGCGCATCTTTACGATTACGCTCCTGATGTCCCTCGCCTTTTTGCTGTTGTTTGGAGTTGCGACCTGGTACGCATCGAAAGAAATGGGGGACATGCTCGGAAATACAGGAGATGCCCTGCTGCAGCAAGGTTTTTTCTCAACGCAATTACTGGGGATGGGCCTGTACTTTGGCTCCTTTATTACAGCACTGCTCGCGATTTTGAGCAGCGTCGGCAGTATCGCCTCCGAGGTAGAGAGCCATCAGATAGATACGTGGTTGGCTCGTTCTCTGCCGCGCAGCAAATATTTGCTGGGGAAGTTTGGCGGATTGGCCAGCATGCTCGTCCTCTATGCGATCCTGATGTTTTTAGGCTTGCTCGGGATTAATCAGTTTGTCGGGGGAGGCGTACTGGCCGTTCAAGTCAGCATAGGTCAGATCGTGACGGCACTTGGCTTTTTCGTGCTCATGCCGATTATTCTGGTCTGTGTTTCCTTGCTGCTCAGCAGTATCACGACGACCGTAACCGGCGGGATCATCCTGATCATTTTGTACGGGATCAGCTTTATTGGGGGATTTATTGAGCAAATAGGTACGATGATCAACCAGAGCTCCCTCATCAATATAGGGATTATTTCGAGCCTGTTGTTTCCGACGGATTCTCTGTTCCGCAAAACAACGATTGCCCTTTTCGATACGGCAGATGATCCGATCTCTTTTGCTTCGCAGGGCTTTTTTGGCAGTACCTCTGCCCCGAGTGACGCCATGCTGATCTATACGTTGATTTATGGAGCAGCTGCTTTGTGGCTGGCTGTACGGATGTTTAGCAAACGAGATGTTTAA
- a CDS encoding ABC transporter ATP-binding protein, which translates to MADYVIETWDLTKQYDGKAGCKNITLQVPRGSVFGFLGQNGAGKSTFVRTMLGLLHPTNGKAVMLGHPIGSVEARQKVGYLPELFRYPDWLTGTQLLEHHAELCGLSRAERKKVIRDVVARVGMSGREKERIRGYSKGMQQRIGLACALLSDPDLIFLDEPTSALDPIGRKEVRELIAELRDQGKTIFLNSHLLSEMESVCDHVGIIHRGELVVHGEWRKLSAVSPQVEVMLEAGQRGFIEQLPPFVKETEFMRQDADQERWLVTLDQDGRVPALVQALVSQGAAVHEIVRKQQSLEEVFLYWVQKKEGEAHVVHH; encoded by the coding sequence ATGGCTGATTACGTAATCGAGACCTGGGACCTGACCAAGCAGTATGATGGCAAGGCAGGTTGCAAAAATATCACCTTGCAAGTCCCACGAGGCTCGGTATTTGGATTCTTGGGACAAAATGGAGCCGGCAAGAGCACGTTTGTCAGGACCATGCTCGGATTGTTACACCCAACCAATGGCAAGGCCGTGATGCTCGGCCATCCGATCGGAAGCGTAGAAGCACGCCAAAAGGTAGGGTATTTGCCGGAGCTGTTCCGTTATCCAGATTGGTTGACGGGGACACAGCTTCTGGAGCATCATGCGGAGCTATGCGGCTTGTCCCGTGCCGAACGAAAGAAAGTCATTCGTGATGTGGTCGCTCGCGTGGGTATGTCGGGGAGAGAAAAGGAGAGAATTCGGGGGTATTCAAAGGGGATGCAGCAGCGGATCGGTCTCGCTTGCGCCCTATTGTCCGATCCGGACCTGATTTTTTTGGATGAACCGACCTCTGCCCTGGACCCGATTGGGCGAAAAGAAGTACGGGAGCTGATCGCCGAGCTACGAGACCAAGGGAAGACGATCTTTCTCAATAGTCATCTGTTGAGTGAAATGGAATCCGTGTGCGATCATGTCGGGATCATCCATCGGGGAGAGCTAGTGGTCCATGGAGAGTGGCGCAAGCTGAGTGCGGTCTCGCCGCAAGTGGAAGTAATGCTGGAAGCAGGACAGCGAGGATTCATCGAACAGCTTCCGCCTTTTGTAAAGGAAACGGAATTCATGCGCCAGGACGCAGATCAGGAACGCTGGCTGGTCACTCTGGATCAGGATGGGAGAGTACCTGCGCTGGTGCAAGCTCTGGTTTCGCAAGGTGCTGCCGTTCATGAGATTGTGCGGAAGCAACAGTCATTAGAAGAAGTCTTTTTGTACTGGGTACAGAAAAAGGAGGGGGAAGCACATGTGGTCCATCATTAA